The following coding sequences lie in one Mustelus asterias chromosome 8, sMusAst1.hap1.1, whole genome shotgun sequence genomic window:
- the LOC144496966 gene encoding uncharacterized protein LOC144496966 — MEKPWKCGDCGKGFHYPSQLEIHQRSHTGERPFSCLQCGKTFRESSNLQKHQQLHTGEKPFTCSICEKGFTQSSHLLTHQRMHTGERPYSCSHCMKTFTRSSNLLKHQRVHTGERPFTCCICGKGFSQSCNLLTHQRVHTGEKPFTCSVCGKGFSQSFHLLTHQRVHTKERPFKCSDCVKSFARLSNLKTHQRVHTGERPFTCSLCGKGFTQSSNLLKHQQIHK, encoded by the coding sequence atggagaaaccgtggaagtgtggggactgtgggaagggattccattATCCATCTCAGCTGGAGATTCATCAGCGtagtcacactggggaaagaccatttAGTTGCTTGCAATGTGGGAAAACTTTCAGGgaatcatccaacctgcagaaacaccagcaacttcacactggggagaagccgttcacttgttccatatgtgagaaaggattcacCCAGTCCtctcacctgctgacacaccaacgaatgcacactggggagaggccgtacagTTGCTCTCACTGTATGAAGACATTTACCcgttcatccaaccttctgaaacaccagcgtgttcacactggggagaggccattcacctgctgcatttgtgggaagggattcagtcagtcttgTAACctactgacacaccagcgggttcacactggggagaagccatttacctgctctgtgtgtgggaagggattctctcagTCCTTCCATCTgctgacacatcagcgagttcacaccaaggagagaccTTTCAAGTGCTCTGACTGTGTGAAAAGCTTTGCTCGCTTATCCAACCTgaagacacaccagcgagttcacactggggagaggccattcacttgctcgctgtgtgggaagggatttacccaGTCATCCAACCTAttaaaacaccaacaaatccatAAGTGA